ATCTACAACTCTTATGAAATCATCTCCAAGCAACCTTTCATTTTCATCTATAAACTTTTTTCTTTGAGGCGTGATAATCCTAATTTTATTATCATCTATCCCTAAGTCTCTAATCAATTGATTATAAATTTCATAAAAATATGTGCTTGCAATAATCACTTCACAATCACTTACAATTTCATAAAGCGAATTAGGATTTATGATAGGAAGCTGAAATAACTGTTCGTTAGTATTTACAGTCCACTTTTTACTATTATTATCAGCAAAAGCAATAATATTAACTTTTTTACATATCTTTTCAAATACCCATTCTGCAAAATTTCCAGTACCAAATATTATATACTTATCTTTTTCTATTTTATAACTTTTTTTCATATCCATAAATCATAATCTCCTTATACTAATACCCTGCCTCCAATATACAATAGAAAAAATTATGAAACCTATACTAATAAATTTATTATTATAATTATGATTTATTTCTATTTTTTCTTAAAGTAATATTATTATCACATATAAGGCCAAGCAGCCAATAAAATTTTGACAATTTATCTTTATTATCTTCAGAATACAATTGAGACAATCTTTTGTAAATTTTTCCCTTTAATCTAAAATTTTTTTTATCAACTTTTTTCAAATTATTTTTTATTACCTCAATAACCATTTTAGTTACTTCTTCTCTTTTTTTAGTTGTTAGTGATTCTCTATGTATTCTATATTCATACAAAACTTTATCAATAAAATAAAATTTAAATTTGTGCTCATAAGCCCTAAGCCAGAAATCATAATCTTCATAGAGAAATTTTGTTGAATCATATCCATTTAAAACTTTATGCACATTACTTCTATATAAAAAACATGCTTGTATGCAATTCCCAATATACAAATTTTCTATATTGCTAGCAAATCCCTTACCCTTTTTTCGTCCAGATTTATCAATATTAACACACTGCGCATAAACGAAATCTATATTTTTGTTTCCGTTCATCACTTTAACCATTTCTTCAATTGCATTTTTTGCATATTTATTATCATCTGATGTCCATGTATAGAACTCACCACTTGCATCTGAAAATCCTATATTTAAAGATTTCGGTAATCTTTTATTTTGTTCATTTTTAATAATCTTAATTCTAGAATCTTTTAGTGCATATTCTGAAATTATTTCTTCTGTTCTATCCGTAGATGCATCATTTACTATAATCAATTCAATATCAGAGTATGTTTGCTGCAAAATACTTTCAATTGACTCTCTAATGTATTTTTCACCATTATACACAGGCAACACGATACTTACCATTTAATTTATAACCTCCATAAATTTATCAATTGTACTTTCCAAATATATTATATTGCATAAATTACATCTTCAAGAGAAATAACGCTATAATCAACTTTTTCACTTATATTCTTTTCAATAACTTCAAAATCATATACTGGACTTACAACAATCGCATCAACTTCTTCTAATTCATCATCTAGCGAAAAAACATCAAGTTCAGAATAAACACCATCCAAATTTCTATCAATACAATATTTTACTTCTATACTTGTATCTTTTAAATCCTCATATAATCTACACCCAAGTTCACCCATTCCATAAATAGCAACTTTATTATAATTATTCTCTTTAAAATACTCTTCAAGAGATCTTCCCTCTGTTTTTAAAATAAGCCACTGATTTAACATATTGTAGTATGTTGTATATCTTTCTATACATCCTTGTTGCTGATTTTTAGATTTATTTGCTAAATAAGTTGTTGCTCCTGCACCTATTGCCACCCCAGCAACAGTAGATAAAATTGATACAATTCCTTTTTTCATAATTATTTCCTCCTAAAATTAATTTTTGTGTATATATTTGTTATATAAATAATTATATAACCAAAAATGCTTATTATAATTGGAATGCTGATTCATTTCATCATTTTTAGATATTTTAGCATATTTATAAAAATACCTACCATACCTAGAATGAAACCCTTTTTTCCACGGCTTATCATCAGCGAGATAATGAATTATTTTTATATCCATCCTATTTTTTTTATTAACTATAAATAGTAAATACTTTATTAAGTTGTCGTTCACTAAACATGATTTACAATTATAATTTAAACTTATGACTTTAATTTTATTATAAAACATAGAATTTATAACATCTTGATCAGAAAAATACAACTTTTTATAATTCAATTTAACAAATTCAAATAGTTCTTCTGTTCTAACCTCTTCTCTAAATAACTTAAGGTTAATCAGTAATACACCTGCATTAATATAAGGCTTATTTAATGGTATATTTAATTTCTTATGAATTTTCCAATTATCAATATCTATATTTTCATCTTTGGCTGCAAAGAAATAAAATTTTCCCATTTGAGAATTATAAAGTTGTTTTAACGATTCTTTAATTATTATATCTGCATCTAAATATAGAACTTTATCTATATTTTCTGGTAATAGTTCTGCACATAATAATCTATAATATGTTTCGTTAGAAATTCTTTTTATTTGAGGTAAATTATCAAAAAAATTCGTTGATACAAAAATCGCTTCAAATAAATGCCCATTCTTTTCTACAAGCATTTTTATTTTTTTTATATTACTCTCTTTTATATTCGAATAAAATAGAAAAACCTTAATTTTACACCACTTATTTGTTTCAAATAAAGATGTTAACATCACCTCAAGTGGTGCAACATAAGCATCATTTAGCGCAACTAAAATATTCATTTGTCCTCCCTCTATTCTACAAGACCTAATCCAAATAATACTTGATTAATAATTTTATCATCATCATTATAAGTATATTTGATCTCAGTTATTTTTTTATCATTACTGATATCTTTTAATGAAAAGAATTTAAAAGCATTGGGAAAAATTAAACTTTCTTGATATAATACTACTTTTTTTGCTTTTGTCTCACTAACAATATCACAAAATCCACTCCTCAAACCTACAAAATATCCAGCATACTCTATCACATTGTAAGCCTCCTTAAGTGGGAAAAATATAGATTTAGTCCCTTCAATAATTGGTTCGCTTTCTCCTGCACTATTTGTGCACACAATATATCCATTTATAATTAACTTTTTCGCTAATTTTGTCCAAAACTCATTAGGAAGTCTAAAAAATGTTTGAGCATATGGAGATAAAATAACTGTATTTCCTTTTTCTAATTTCTCATCTTCAAATAATTTCCTTACATACAAATTATCATTTTCTCTTTTAGGAATACATTGTTTATAGTTTCTATTAAATGTGCAGTACTTAAACATATTAAAAAAATCAACTTTTTCATACAGATTTCTTTCGCAGTTATTCAATATACCTGTATGTATTTTAAAATACTGATAATGTAATATGGAAATATTAATATTATTTTTTCCTATAAATATAGATAGCTTAACTAAAGCATCTGATTCATCAATATCTAATTTTTCTACTTTTTCAATATTAAACCATTCACACAAATTCTTACATGAATCTTTTATAACTGTAACCACATAATTCTTAATATTGTTATTTTCTATATATTCTTTTAGATAGGTTCCTGCTAAGTACATATCTCCTGTTCCAGTTAATGGCATCATAAATATATTTACATCGTCTCCATATTTATTAATTATTTTTATATAAACATCTAACCCTCTTTTTACACTTTCAACATTATCATCAAAATTTTTTTGTTCAATATTTGACTTACTAGGCACTTCAGATATATCTATAATTTTGATTATGTGCTTATCTCTTTCATAATTCATACTTTCTAATTGTTTTACCATCTCACCATAATATTTAGATGCTATTAAAATAATAGCATTACTTCTATATTCTTTAAGACCATTTTCAGGTGAACATATTTTAACACCAAAAACAAATTCACCTTGTTTACTTATATCATTATCAACAACCGCATCAACATATATATTCCTTTGACTCAAAGATCTAAAAATAAACTCTGTTGTTAAATTTGCTCCAAATACTACTATATATTTTTTATCAAATTTCATTTTTTTTATATTTCTATCTATTTCCTCTTCAATAATATCCTCTAAATTTTTCATTGCAATGTCTCTCCTAATTATTTTTATAATTTTAATCTTATTTGTCTATCAATTAAATTATAGTAAATACTATTAAAATAATATGGATGACATCCATATTCAAAGTTCCTATCGGTAAATTTATAATTCATATCCTCTAAGCTTATAACTATAATATTCTTTATGTTTTTCTCAAAAAATTCATAATATTCGTCCAGTATACTATTGATTTTCCTTATTTCACTTTCATTACTAAAACTTTCAACATAATTATACGTGCCATATTTCTCAGCTAATTTAGTTTTAATCAGTACAATTCTAGCGTTACCAAAATTGTTATTTAAAAATATTATAAATTCACTACAATATTTTTTCCAAAGCTTAGTTCTATTTGAATCTGTTATTTTTAAAATTTCATAACTATCATCTAATTTTATTTCAGCCTCATCAAAAAAAGCGGATTTTGTAATATACGATTCTGATAATTTCATAATATCGTTTATTTCTTCTAATAAATCTATAAATAAAAAATCTATACTTTCTGATTCGCTTTTACTTAAATTCATAATAGTTTTATTTATATCATACTCTATCATTTCTCTTCTAAAGTTATTATTGCTATTTATCTTTATATTATTTAATTCTTTTGGTTTAGTTGACATTGCACTAATTATACTGCTTGAACAAAAATGCTTTTTTAAATTTTGATTATATATTAGTAATTTATGAACAATTATTCTAGTATTGTAACTTCCCCATACATATACATTCCCATCAATTAATTTATTATTTTTCGTATAAATACCGTAATTTTCGTTTAAAAAGCCAATAAATAGATTTTTTATTTTTTCAAACTCGTGCTCATTTAAATTCAGAGCTGCTCTTCTCATAAAAATTTTAATAATCGAAAAGGATAGTTCATACAATTCATTATAAAATTCTTCAAACAAATTGTCCTTTAGAAAATTATTTTTTAAATTTTCTAAACTATCTTTCACTTCTGCAATTCTCGAAAAATTTGTTGACATGTTTCCTTCTCTTATTAAATTATAATTATACAAGGCTTGTTTTAAATGACATATTAACTTTGCTTTTGTAAAAATCAGTGGTAATATAGCTAAATCCTCACATATATTGTTTGTCATTTTAATATTGTTTTCAATAAACAATGATCTTCTAAACATCTTATTACATAAAATTGTTATCATTGTTGAAATCAAATCTTTTCTTTCAAATACATTAACTGATTTCTCTATACTACTAGGCATATTAATATATTTTTTTTCCAAATCACCAAATTCACTTTTATAAATCTCGTAATAGTCAAACAAACATACATCTGCATTATTTTTAGTTATATAATTATATATTTCTTCTAACGCATTTAGTTCTAACCAATCATCTGAATCAACGAAAATTATATACTCTCGACTAGCTATATTAATCCCTAAATTTCTTGTAGTTCCTTGCCCTTCATTTAACTTATTGATAAATATTATTCTTTTATCTCTATTTGCCCACTTCAAACATTTTTCATCAGTCTTATCAGTTGACCCATCATTAATAAGAATAATTTCAATATCTTTAAATGTTTGATTAACAACACTCTCTAGACATTTATCAATATATTTTTCTACATTATAAGCCGGTATAATAACACTAATCACAAGAGAACCTCCTTACTAGCCAATAACAATTTCACTGATATCATCTGATAGCCCCATTTCTTTTATACTAAAGAATAAGCTTTGATTATCTGGATATAAAACAATTTTTTTAGCTTTTGCGTTACTTATCAAATCACAAAAACCACTTCTTACCCCTATAAAAGTCCCCGCATATTCAATCACTGAAACAGCCTCTTCTAATGGAAATTCTAACGGTATACTTTTTTCAATTGGTGGCTCTTCAGCACCAACACTATTTGTGCAAACTTTATATCCTTTTTGATTCAATTGTTCAACAATCTCTTCCCAAACTCCATCTTCTAATCTAACTATTGTATTTGCATATGGTGACAATATTACTGTTTTACCTCTTATTAAATTATTTTGGGCAAATAATTCTTCAACATACTCGCTTCTTTTGCAAACTAAAGGAATAGTTTTGGTCGAATTTTCATCTATTTCAAGAACTCCATATTTAAACAACTCACCCCAAAATAACTTATTAGAGCTTTCAAATTTATTTAAAATATCCGTATGTATATAATTATGACTTAATACCTTTATAAAATTAACCTCATTTTTAATCATTCTATATAAGTCAACTAAATTATCAGATTCACTTTGTTCTAATACTTCTATATTGCCAATATTAAACATAGCAGCTACCCTTTTACATGTATTGCCGACCACTACCAAAACATACTCTTTAACATTATTTTTAATTAAATATTCATTTAAATAACTACTTATAAAATATATATCACCAATGCCTCTATAAGGACAAATCAAAATTGTCTTTTCATCTCCATACTTTCCAATAATTTTCCTATACACATCATAACCCTGAATAACATCAGAAACTTTTTCATCAAAATATTCTTTATCCACAGTATAATTTTTATATCTAATTGTTCTAAATATGTTTACTTCTTCTATATATTTCATACGTTCTAGTTGTGTTTTCATTTCTTTATAATACTGTGATGCTATAAGGATAACTGCATTCTCAATAAATTCCGTTAACAATTCTTCTGGAGTATATATAGTTATTCCTAACATCTTTTTACCAGCTTTACTTTTACTATTATCAATAATAGCATCTACATATATATTCTTTGACTTCAAATGTAATATTGTTTTTTCAGCCGGCTTATTTGCACCAAAAACCACAATGTATTTGTTTCTAAAATTATCATTTGCAATTAGCTTATCCAAATTTTTATTTAATTCATCAATATACTTAGAATTCATCTAATCTGCTCCACCACACCTAAATATTCTTTAATACTTGTTCTATTATAACTTCAATATTATCATCTGCTTCAATTTCTATGATATCTTCAGAAAATCCCATATTTCTAATTCCATAAACATCAATTACTTTACCAAATCCACATGCTTTGTCTGGATATAATATTATTTTTTTGCATTTAGCAGTGCTTAATATATCACAAAGTCCACTTCTAATTCCAATAAATATTCCTGCATACTCCAAAACATCAATTATATCGAAAAAATCAATAAATAATGGTTCAGTATTCGGAATGATTTCTTCTCTTTCTCCTACACTATTAGTAAATACTTTATATCCTGCTTCATTTAATCTTTTAACAAGATTAATCCAAAACTTCCATGATAATTTAGGAATGCTATTAGCATATGGAGAAATAATTACTGTCTTTCCTTTAACTAATGAGAACTCTTTTATTAGCTTTTTTAATTTGTTCCCATCATATATAATATTAGGAGTTTTTGCTTTTGAAATATCATCTAGTTCAAACAATGAATATTTAAAAAAATCATTAAAATTCAGACCTTTATATCCATCAATGTTATTCAAAAAATTAGTATACATTATATATGGTTGAACAGTCATTATTCTAATTTGAGCACTTCTTAAAAACCTTTGTAACCTTACAAGTAAGTCCATTTCATTTTGATTAACTACTTCAACATTATTAATACCAAAAAGTCTTGCGACGTTATAACATCCATTACCTATAACCACTAAAACATAATTATTAATTTTGAACTTTTCAAGATAGCTTTCCAAATATCTACAAGTAATATAAACATCACCATTTGCTCTAATAGGATTTAGAAAAATAAATTTATTTTCACCATATTTATTTTGAATAGCCTCATATGTTTTCATTGCATTAAAAATGAATTCTAAATTCCTATGAAACATATCCTCTTCAATCGAATATTCTATCCCTACATTCATATCCAATATTCTAATAATATGTTTATCTGCAATATATCCCATTTTTTCAAGCTGTGCTCTCATTTCAAAATAATAACTAGAACAAATAAGCACCAAAAGGTTTTCTTTGTAATCTTTTAATAAATCATTCGGCTTATATATAGGAACATCCAATAATTTTTTTCCACTGTTAATTGGGTTATTATCAATAATCGCGTCTACCATCACATTGTTTTTAGACAAGTAACTTATTACTTCATCACCTGGATTATTAGCCCCAAAAAGAATAATATATCTATCTTTGAACACATTTTCATTAATCATAATATCTAATTTGTTTTTCATACTAATAATCAATTCATTATTCAATACAACACCACCTAAAATTATAGCCTTTCATCAACCTCAAAATTGGTTGCAAGAAAAACATCTCTATCTGTATTAATAGCAATTGCCGTTTCTAACCCAGATGGTTTTTTATCATTTATTAAAATCCTTTCTCCAAACGGTGCATTGTAAATAATATGATCAAATCGAATTCCGTTTTTAATTAAAAACTTTTCTGTTTCACTCTTCATATCTATTGTTCGAGAAGTTATAAAAACTATCATATCTTTTTCAGAAATATTATTAAAAAATTCTTTAGCTCTTTGTAATAATGAATCTTCGCCATCTATTTTATATCCATTATGCTTAGCTATCGTACCATCAATATCAAATATCCAAGTTTTCCCTAACGGAGATACTTTTATATCCTTACTATTCATCTTTTAATAAATCTCCTATATGTCCACCTGGATGATTTTCTTTAAAATCCTCTAGCTTAATTTCCATACGCATAGCTATATGCATAGCTAGAGCTTGTAATATTATGAGATTCAGCGTAGTAGAATTATTAGGCATTATATTCCACATGTCGCCTTCATTTTCTAAATCTAGAATAACTATATCTTCAATCATTGAGGTTAATGTACTCTTCTTACAAAAAGATAACAACCATAATCTAGCATCCTTCATTTTTAAATGTTTTACTAGATAAACTGATTCAGAAGTTTCTCCACTTTTTGTGAGAACTATAACCAAATCATCTTTATGTACAACACCAATATCACCATGAATTGCTGAATTTGTATGTAAAAAACAAGAATTTAATCCTAAAGATGAC
The window above is part of the Clostridium saccharoperbutylacetonicum N1-4(HMT) genome. Proteins encoded here:
- a CDS encoding glycosyltransferase family 2 protein, coding for MVSIVLPVYNGEKYIRESIESILQQTYSDIELIIVNDASTDRTEEIISEYALKDSRIKIIKNEQNKRLPKSLNIGFSDASGEFYTWTSDDNKYAKNAIEEMVKVMNGNKNIDFVYAQCVNIDKSGRKKGKGFASNIENLYIGNCIQACFLYRSNVHKVLNGYDSTKFLYEDYDFWLRAYEHKFKFYFIDKVLYEYRIHRESLTTKKREEVTKMVIEVIKNNLKKVDKKNFRLKGKIYKRLSQLYSEDNKDKLSKFYWLLGLICDNNITLRKNRNKS
- a CDS encoding glycosyltransferase family 8 protein — translated: MNILVALNDAYVAPLEVMLTSLFETNKWCKIKVFLFYSNIKESNIKKIKMLVEKNGHLFEAIFVSTNFFDNLPQIKRISNETYYRLLCAELLPENIDKVLYLDADIIIKESLKQLYNSQMGKFYFFAAKDENIDIDNWKIHKKLNIPLNKPYINAGVLLINLKLFREEVRTEELFEFVKLNYKKLYFSDQDVINSMFYNKIKVISLNYNCKSCLVNDNLIKYLLFIVNKKNRMDIKIIHYLADDKPWKKGFHSRYGRYFYKYAKISKNDEMNQHSNYNKHFWLYNYLYNKYIHKN
- a CDS encoding glycosyltransferase, whose product is MISVIIPAYNVEKYIDKCLESVVNQTFKDIEIILINDGSTDKTDEKCLKWANRDKRIIFINKLNEGQGTTRNLGINIASREYIIFVDSDDWLELNALEEIYNYITKNNADVCLFDYYEIYKSEFGDLEKKYINMPSSIEKSVNVFERKDLISTMITILCNKMFRRSLFIENNIKMTNNICEDLAILPLIFTKAKLICHLKQALYNYNLIREGNMSTNFSRIAEVKDSLENLKNNFLKDNLFEEFYNELYELSFSIIKIFMRRAALNLNEHEFEKIKNLFIGFLNENYGIYTKNNKLIDGNVYVWGSYNTRIIVHKLLIYNQNLKKHFCSSSIISAMSTKPKELNNIKINSNNNFRREMIEYDINKTIMNLSKSESESIDFLFIDLLEEINDIMKLSESYITKSAFFDEAEIKLDDSYEILKITDSNRTKLWKKYCSEFIIFLNNNFGNARIVLIKTKLAEKYGTYNYVESFSNESEIRKINSILDEYYEFFEKNIKNIIVISLEDMNYKFTDRNFEYGCHPYYFNSIYYNLIDRQIRLKL
- a CDS encoding ADP-heptose--LPS heptosyltransferase; translated protein: MNSKYIDELNKNLDKLIANDNFRNKYIVVFGANKPAEKTILHLKSKNIYVDAIIDNSKSKAGKKMLGITIYTPEELLTEFIENAVILIASQYYKEMKTQLERMKYIEEVNIFRTIRYKNYTVDKEYFDEKVSDVIQGYDVYRKIIGKYGDEKTILICPYRGIGDIYFISSYLNEYLIKNNVKEYVLVVVGNTCKRVAAMFNIGNIEVLEQSESDNLVDLYRMIKNEVNFIKVLSHNYIHTDILNKFESSNKLFWGELFKYGVLEIDENSTKTIPLVCKRSEYVEELFAQNNLIRGKTVILSPYANTIVRLEDGVWEEIVEQLNQKGYKVCTNSVGAEEPPIEKSIPLEFPLEEAVSVIEYAGTFIGVRSGFCDLISNAKAKKIVLYPDNQSLFFSIKEMGLSDDISEIVIG
- a CDS encoding SIS domain-containing protein, encoding MISYFEDLLKIISKSLDSVDEESFNRLVDESVNTLRSGKKIIVSGLGKNVPICEKFVGTMSSLGLNSCFLHTNSAIHGDIGVVHKDDLVIVLTKSGETSESVYLVKHLKMKDARLWLLSFCKKSTLTSMIEDIVILDLENEGDMWNIMPNNSTTLNLIILQALAMHIAMRMEIKLEDFKENHPGGHIGDLLKDE